In Herpetosiphon gulosus, one genomic interval encodes:
- a CDS encoding amino acid ABC transporter permease: MAADLPPSTSLQPPTNKRLDWRTIPWWLVAIGLIIAFMGFRIISDPEYTRIFETILTGLGTTLMVTGVSFICALILGLVLGLGRVSRNLILRNLSIGYIEFIRGVPILVLIFTISFAIVPALSNGIGLNASNISLTARAIIALVLIYAAYIAEIFRAGIESISRGQMEAARSLGMTHGQAMRYVILPQAFRNVLPALGNDLIAILKDSSLVSVLGVREITQVSRLSVSSSFKYEETYFILTAFYLTMTLVLSLLLQWLQRKMSSNVH, from the coding sequence ATGGCTGCCGACCTTCCGCCTTCAACCTCGCTGCAACCCCCAACCAACAAACGCCTTGATTGGCGCACAATCCCATGGTGGCTGGTCGCAATTGGCCTGATCATCGCCTTTATGGGCTTTCGGATTATCAGCGACCCTGAATATACCCGCATTTTCGAGACGATTCTGACCGGACTTGGCACAACCTTGATGGTCACAGGTGTTTCATTTATTTGTGCATTAATCTTGGGTTTAGTGCTAGGGCTGGGGCGGGTTTCACGCAATTTAATCTTGCGTAATCTCTCGATTGGCTATATTGAGTTTATTCGCGGTGTGCCAATTTTGGTGCTAATTTTTACCATCTCATTTGCGATTGTTCCAGCGCTCTCCAATGGCATTGGCTTGAATGCTAGCAATATTTCGCTGACTGCACGCGCCATTATCGCTTTAGTATTAATTTATGCTGCCTATATTGCCGAAATCTTCCGCGCTGGAATCGAATCGATCAGCCGTGGCCAGATGGAAGCCGCCCGTTCGTTGGGCATGACCCATGGGCAAGCGATGCGCTATGTGATTTTGCCGCAAGCATTTCGCAATGTGCTGCCAGCCTTAGGCAACGATCTGATCGCCATTCTCAAAGATTCATCGTTGGTGTCGGTGTTGGGGGTGCGCGAAATTACTCAAGTTTCACGGCTTTCGGTTAGCTCGTCGTTTAAATATGAAGAAACCTATTTTATTCTGACCGCCTTCTATTTGACCATGACTTTAGTGCTGTCATTGCTGCTGCAATGGTTGCAACGAAAGATGAGCAGCAATGTCCACTAA